DNA sequence from the Colletotrichum higginsianum IMI 349063 chromosome 10, whole genome shotgun sequence genome:
GGACGCGGCTGGGACGGAGGCAgcgggaagaagaagatgacgatgatgtcgaagacggggacgaggacgatgatagcgacgacgaggaggagggggccaGGACGCGGACGCAGCCTGCTCCCGGAAGGatcgccgagacggagcggagcaaggcggcggacgaggcgggggCGGACGCGGCGATGAGGGCTTGCGTCTGCGGGGAGCGCGGGTTCGACGTTGCCGGCGCGGCGTTCGGATGCGCGGCCTGCGTTGCGCGGAACGGaacggccgtcgaggccaacgaggGTGAGTCGTTTAcccgccccccctctctcttaTCTCTTGGTTTCCCATCTTTGTCGTGGGCCACGGGGAACGAACATGACTGACAGGGGAATCTTAGACATCCGGCAGATCATCGCCGAGTGCGGCTTCGTTGCCGCGCCGGCTCCTCCGGTGctggtgacgacgacgacaccaccGGTCCTCGTGCCTGCTACCAGCACCTTGCCGCCTCCGGTGTTGGCCCCGGGCGAGCCGTCTACGCTCAGTTCATCGACGTCTACATCAGCAACGACACCGCCGCCTGCACCTCCGCAGGTGGATGCACCCCCGTCCACGCAGTCTACCTCGATACCTCCGCCAGCGCCCCCGGCTACCCAGACCCCTTCGGTCcccacgacgccgtcccAGCCGGCAGAGGCGTCTTCGACGCAAAGTGCCGAATCGGTCACGCCCGTCACCGTGTTCGAGACCCCCACGTTCGTGACGCTGCCGTCCATCGTCCGGCCGAACGACGCCCCGGCCTCCCCGCcggacctcggcgacgggaATCAGATGAGTCACGGCGCGAGGAGGATGGGCGTACCCGGTAGGGGCGTCGTCTTGTTGGCGGTTGTGGTCTTTCTTTTGATTTGAGATGTTAGCTAGAGAAGAAGGGACTGTCGTTCAGAGATACCAATGGCTGCGAGGATTTGCTTTGGGTGGGACCGAGACAGCTGATAGATGGCGGGTTaataggggggggggactgaAGACTTCAAAGAGCGAGCCAGCCGTATTACACAAAAGTCGTGTGTGAGCCTCCATTTATCAACGGCCATGCCTTTTGCTTCCTTTACGACTCGCTTTGGCCTCGAATGATTGATAGTGGCAGTGGCTACTGGGCTATCAACCTCGGCAGTTCGACATCACGGTCGGAATCAATACCAATAACATCCCACGCGATCACTGAAGCAGCTTGATGGCGAGTGAGACTTTTATAAAATTTGGATACTACACTCGGAACAGGTTTCCCGAACCGAGCAATTTAGGACAACCGAAGGGTATATGCGCTCTATAACGAACCATATCTACATACAGAAAAGGAAGACTCAGAATGAAGGAAATTTTCTAAAAACCCACTCCATCTTCTGCTACTGGTTCCTATTAGATGGCCAGCGcggccagcgcggcggccagcaggatGGCTCCTGAGCCAACCTTACCGGCGCCAGCCTGGACGGggccggtggtggtggccgggCACGCGGCGCCGATGCAGGGCGCGGTGACGCCGGTACCGACGGGGATGCGGGCGGTGGTCAGGGTGCCGTTGTAaggggacgacggggcgACGACCAGAGTCGTGGGCGCGGCGGGGGgagcggtggcggtggccaCGTCGGTCGCGGGGACGCCGGGGGTCTCGGGGACAGGCTTCTGCGCGGAAGTGGTCTCGCCGGGCACGGGGACACCGACGGtggggacgccggcgccgggggtGGAAGGCTTGGGCGAGCCCGGGGCTGAGGGCTCGTCCTTGCTTATGGTAGAGTATTCGGGGGCGGGAGTCGTAGGCTTGCCGGGGGCAACCGGGGTTGTGGCgggctcctcgccgccggggatgacGGGGGTGGTGATGGGCTTCTCGTTGCCGGGGACGGCGGGAGTGGTCGCGGGCTTCTCGCTGCCGGGGATGGGCGGGTTCTGAGAGACGTCGGTGGGCTTGCCGGGGACGCCGGGGACGGGCACCGTCGTGGAAATGAGCTCGCTGGTAACGATGGTAGAAGTTCTGGCGGGGCAGTCAGGGACCTCGGGTGCGCACGAggtgatggtgacgatgttCGTCTTGAAGGTCGTCAGGACGGTGGGGATCTCCGTGGTGACGGGGACCGGCTTCTCACCCTCGGTCGTGGGAACGGGGATGATCTCGCTGGTGACGACGGTGGAGGTTCTCGCGGGGCAGTTGGGGACGTCAGGGGCGCAGGAggtgatggtgacgatgttGGTCTTGTAAGTTGTGATCTGGACGGGAGGCTGTTCCGTGGTGacgggcttctcggcctcggtcgtGGGCACGGGGACGGGCTTCTCTCCCTCCGTAGTAGGAACAGGAACCGGCTTCTCGCCCTCGGTGGTGGGAACAGGCACGATCTCGCTAGTGACAATGGTGCTGGTCCGGGCAGGGCAGTTGGGGACGTCGGGAGCACAGGAAgtgatggtgacgatgttGGTCTTGTAGGTCGTGATCTGAACGGGAGGCTGCTCCGTGACAACgggcttctcgacctcggtgGTGGGCACGGGAACGGGCTTGTCCCCCTTGGTCGTGGGTACGGGGACGATCTCGCTGGTGATGaccgtcgaggtccttgcCGGGCAGTTGGGAACGTCGGGCGCGCAAGAGGTGATGGTCACGATGTTGGTCTTGTAGGTGGTGATCTGGACGGGGGGGtcctcggtgacgacgggcttctcggcctcggtggtgGCGGGAACGGCGGGAATGGTCGTGGGGATGACCTCgctggtgatgatggtggaGGTCCTGGCAGGGCAGTCGGGGACCTCGGGCGCGCAGGAGGTGATTGTGACAATGTTGGTCTTGTAGGTCGTCAGGGCGGTGGTGACATCGTCGACAGGCTTCTGCGAGctgacggtgacgacgggcTTGTCGGCAGTGGGCTTGGGCGGGACGTAGCTCTCGACGGGGATGGCGGTCGTCGTGGGGATGATCTCCTGGGTAGTGAGAGTCGAGGTCCTCGCGGGGCAGTTGGGGACTTCAGGGGCGCAGGaggtgatggtgacgacCTCGGTTTTGGAGATGGTCAGCTGGGTCGGAACGTCGTACACGGGGCAGATCGTGGTGGTGACGGGGACGACCTCGGTGACGACTACGGGGGTGTCCTTGGCCGGGCAGTTGGTGACCTCGGGCGCGCACGAGGTGATGGTCTTGATGTTGGTCTCGTAGACGGTGGACGTGGCGAGGCGAGTGGTCAGGCTCTCAGCAGGGGTCTCGATGGGGGTCTCGACGGGGGTCTCGATGGGCTTCTCGGAAGCAAtgacggaggcggaggcggaggcggaggccgGAGCggaggccgaagccgagacGGTCTCGACGGGCTTCTCAGAAGCGACGGCGGAGGACACAGCGGCAGAGCTGACGACAGCAGTGGTCtccgcagcagcagaggTGGAAACAACAGTGGTCTCTGCAGCAGTGGAAGCAACGGCAGTGGAAGCGAGCTGGctggagacgacggagcTGGGAGTCGCCTCAGCCTCCTTGAGGCTGTAGATCTTGATGGACTTGAGCTGGAAGTACacctcggcgaaggcggccggGTTCTTCGCAACCCACTCCTTGCAAGTGGCGCccccggccttggccttgcaGCTGTCCCAGATGCCATCCTGGCCGGCCACGCCGCACAGGTTGACGTTCATCACGAGCTTGGCCTCTCCAAAGAGCTTGTCCGCGGCGCACGTGCTGGTGGTAAAGCTCGGAACGCCCCAGTTCTCCGGGTTGGGGTTGGTGGCGATGTCGGCGGGGGCGTTGGCGTGGGTGAAACCCCAAACCTTGATCGCGTCGTCGGTCCATTGCATGGCGTCTACAAACGGCGAGTTAGCCCAAATCTATCACGGCTTGGGAGTTGGTCATGtatggggggggtgccgggGTTCTTACaaacgccgccctcggcggaTCCAAagggcgcggccgggtcgaggccggcacaACCCTCGTTGTCGGCCTGGCCCACGGCGAAGTTGGCGCAGTTCGGCTTGCTGACGGTTCCGGTCATGCCCTTGCCGTCGATGCGGCACTCGCCGATCCTCTCGTCGGTGTGGAGGACGACCTTGTTGACGTTGTCCTCGTTCCAGgtctcgacgatgtcgattTCACCGGCATCGGGCCAGGGGTTACCGACGGTCCAGCTGTCAAAAGTGAGACAGtcagaaaaaaaaaagcaacTTCAAATACTGATAAATCAACGGAAAAGGGGCTTGAAAGTGACTTACAAAGCAGGCCAGGCACCGCAGACGGGCTTGGGCAGGTGAGAGAAAGTCGCAATGAAAAGACCCTGCTTGTACTTGCTCTTGCTCTCGATCCTGACACTGCTGCGGCCGATGCCGTTGGGGTCGAGGACGGACTTGgagtcgacgccgaggtacaagtcctcgccgacggtcTTCAGGATACCCATGCTCTGGGCCTCCTCGGCAGACTTGTAGGAAACATATCCGCCCGTGGGGTCCACATCGTTGTAGTTTGAGCTCGAGTGGTCGCTCTAGAAAGATGTTGTTTAGCAACCTCTCTTATTCGATCACGCTGGTGGGCCGGGACTGGATACAtacgacgaagaagccgaacTTGTCGAGGAAGTTTGTGGAGTCGTAGCTGTCGACGACCTGGTAGGACTTATGGGCCGATACCGAAGAGGtaaggaggaggacggaAGAGAGCGTCGAGAAGAGTGAAGGGGCCATGTTGGGCTAAAATATTCCTTTTGGAGAaacaaaataaaaaaaaCCAGAAACGAAAAAAGGGCTACGGGAAACGGCTGTGACGCAAACAAGTCTCGAAGCACACGCAAAAGCACTACGAACAACGAGTGAATGAGATCTTTCCACACTAGAAAGAGTGAATAGAGGGGAAAGGGTCCTCAAAGACTTGGTTTtaagaaaaaaagagagtGAATAAGAAACCGAAAGAGGTATCTCGAAAGAGGGCGAGATGGAAGAGAGGGTAGGGGGCCTAGATGCGCAGGGCGCTTGATCCCATGGGGGTTGCCCGTCGCTTCTTATATCGGACCAGAGACTCTTCCCTCCTGGCCATTCGATTCCTCCGTAGGGCCACGAGATGAGATTCCCTCAGGGGTTCGACCGCAGGCCTGCCTCTCCAGCAATCTCGTGCTCATTGGGCCTTAGGGCCCCCCCCCGGACGAGGTCTTTGTGAGCCGGCCTCAGAACGGTGGTTCGTTCAGGGGAGATGGGGACGACCTAGAACTCAGCCCCCCCTGACAAGACCGGATGATGTCCCCAAGGGTTTGGCTATGCATTGGTCGTTCGTGTGCCTGGCATACGCAAGGACGAGCGGTTCCGCCCCATGGTTCTCTGCATGTGTGCATAGAAGAGACGTACAAATTACCATCCATACATGGACACCTGTGTGGGTGTGAACGAGAAACAACTTTCTGCAACTCCCCAGAGCAGCCCGACTTTTCTCAAACACGCCAACCAAGGCACTAAGGAGCATTCGGACTTGGACGCCAGGCACGGCACGGCGGTTGGCTGGCGGCTCAGTCACAGCCCGCGCGAAGGCCGATGAGGGTGGCCGTCCCGAGGCCAATGATGTGGAGGCACATGTAAGACTTGAGCCTGGTTTGCCCACCCTTGACCCCATCCATATCCACCCTCCCCTGGTCTGACATGCGAGAACGGGGCCTTGGTGGCCCAGGTCCTGGACGGGACCCCTGTTGGGAGTGGAGGAGTAGTCGTCGGTGGGCGGATGGGATTCCGGCgctcctcttttttttcccctccttctcttcccagTCCGGCCCATTCGCCCGCGCTAGACAGGGGATATCGTTCAAGCCGCCGAGATCTCTGATGGTGCTGTCGCCCTTCGAGGCATGATTGGCAGTGGATCTTCTGCGCCGTGGCATCGAACTCTCTAGACCCGGGCGGCAGCACGCACTCTTCCAGTCTGTGTCTTTTCTGATTACCGCCAGCCAAAGGCTACTAAGAAAGGGACGGGCTATGGATCGACGTCAACGGCGTCCAGATGTCCTGTTAGCCGCGTTGCAGGGCGGACGGACCGTCGACAGGTCTGACTACAAGTCCGACTGCTTTGCACCCGCGTTGAGTCCAGCCAAGTTGCCGAGATCCCGGCCGTTTTATGCACACCAACGAGGTGGGCATAACCATAATGGGTGTTGTGGTGCTTTCTCATTGTGTCCCGCTCAGGGGGGTGGTGTGGTTTCTGGGCTCCCCGTTTCGGAGAACAACGTCCAAACGAGAAAATGGTCCTCCAGGGCTCTCTGCGTTTTCCCCCTCGTTCTCGCGGCGTAGCAACGGCTTTCGTATTCCAATCCGTGTTagcggagggggggggttgcctTGGTGGAGTAAGCGAGAAGAACGAGGGttatttaaaaaaaaaaaaaaaaaagcggCACGGGGATTTCAAGTTGGTGGGTTTCCTTCTTCCATGGGTTCTCCGTTACGGAGCAGTCCGTAAGGCGATGAAAGACTACTACTGCACAAAACGCACCGAACACGACGAGGATCCTATCACCAGAAACCATCCTGCCCGACGATTCGGGAACCGTTTTGGTGGCTCTTGGTGATTGATTACCTGTTGGCAAACATTGGACGGGCGGTCCCTCGCTTGATATCGCTTGGCGGGCTTTTACTCCGCCTTTGGCCTCGGTTATAAGTCGTCTGCTGCGTAGTCCCCAGTTGGGACCCGATCCCTGGCTGCCCGCGTACTAATTTGGTCCTCCCTCATCTCCTTCTTTGTTGATACTTGACTGAATTTgagaatggggggggggggggggggggcaagagACGTCCCTGTTGAGCCTTCAGGCCTGGTTGTCGACAATATCGTACTGGGCTGCGCCTCAGTGGAAAGGGATGTTGAACTGAAGTCTTGGAATAGAACGCTGGCGGCAATAGCCGTGGGTTCGAAGCATTCCCTGGGGCTTATCCAACATGTTCTCTCACTTGATGAATGCAGAGAGAGCACTACACGCAGCATGCTGTTAAACCGACCCATGGAGCCGCGCCCATTGCACAAGATTAAGCCAGCCATCTCAGGTATTCCCGAGACCATCGACTGCTGGCATCTCAAAGGACATTTGGGGTATGTTTTGGACGAGGACTGTGGTCAATCATGATTCACTCCATCTGCTGCCGATGCTCTTTTACTCCATCAAGCAAGAGGGCTTCCTCCCGCTAGCCACATCGCGATCCCGCTTAACTCCCACCCGCCCGGTGAAGCGCTGCTGATCTGAGCAGATCTCGCGCTGAACGTGCACTGACGATGTCTTTGCGGCGACGATCGCGGTGCTGCACAAATCCGCTTCACGAGCGAGCCCGCAGTTTGAGCGTCTAGATCGCGCTGTCCGGCGGGGGTTGTATTCTCGCCTTGGAACCCCCCCTGGCCACGGCATTGCTCCAAGCGTGGACTGTTTTGGGAATCGATCGACCTTTAGCCTTGATTCGAGCTGCTCTTGACGCTGCGTTGCATTCTCGTGTACGCTCGCTGCTGTGATTGTCCCAGTTGCCGGCAACGGTGAGGCCGTCGATGAGTGTCCGTTCTGTATACATTCAATGTCCAATAACCCTATTCTCCAAGTACATCACATTCACTATTATGATAGTTGGTTTATCACATTACATTCACTCTCACAAGTAAAACAATTCGAACTCCGGTAGTTGAAGTGATTTTACCTGTTCTGTCTACATATTGATCGCTGGTTCAAAGGACTGACTAGGCTTGGAAAGTCCAGCGGAAAGAGTCTCCGATTTCAACTCTTAACGACATTTATCGCAGATAATACGATTAAAGTTCATTAATTGAGTACAGCTAGAAGTACAATACTATTCATTGATCAGACCGCACGTCTGTTTACCTCGTCAGCAGCAGAGAGCCTCACGGGCGCCTCAACGATGTGCGACGAGTGCGCCGCATTGCTCACTGATCCGTCGTTGCTAATTCCAGATTGACCCCGGGGGTACGTCCCTTCGTTATTCCTGTCTCCGCTGTGCGAAACATTGTGAGAATAGTCGTGCGTGTTTCTCGCCGATCCGTCAGAGCTGACGCCAGACTGGCCCCGGGAGTAGTCCCCGCCGGTTGCCCGGTCTCCGCTGTGCGAGACATTGTGGGAAGACTCGTGCGTGTAGTTCCCGTCCGAAGCGCCGCCAAGGTTCTGCTTGGCCTGGCCGAAGACTGATCCGAGGGAACCCCGCGCACTCTCGAGCGCGTTCGCGCCCGCCTGCTGCAGGCCTCCGACCTGCTCACCGGCGTAGCGAGACGCATCGGCCGTGTTGTCACGGGCCTTGGACGAcaagtcggcggcggtctgcTGACCACCCTGCGCCGCGTTCGAGACATTCGCGCCGGCGTTCTTTGTACCCTGGGCGGCAGCCCCGGAGAGGTTGGAAGCGTtatccctggccctcgcggacacgtcggcggcggtctgcTTCCCGTTCTGCGCCGTGTTCGACACCGTCCTTCCGGCGTCGTGGGCGGCCTGCTGCGCCTTGGAAGACAGCTCGGAGGCCTTGACCTGGCCGGTGTGCGCGAGATCCTTCCCCATCTCTCCGGTGGTGTTGGCGATCTCTTGAGCACGCGCAGTGGCATCGTGGGCCACCTTGCGGCCCTGAGGCGAGTTGACAAGAGGGGCGATGAAGACCGAGGTCAAGGCCAGGACGGCCAGCCAGAATGGGGCGAGGAACTGCATCAGCCCGTAGATGGCAGCGAACCCGATGAAGGCCTGCGGATACGGATATCAAAGTCAGTCCAAGGGCTTCATTGCACAGAACACGCCGACTCGCTGGCAAGTATTCGGGAGGGAAGCTGCTTACGGCGAAAGTCTTCTCAAGGTCTTGGCCGTAAATGATCTTCTGAGCTTGAACCGCGCCCGACTGGATGAGATCGTGGACATCTTTCAGCGTGGCGTTGAGAGTCGACTCGGGCACCGTCTTGTATTTCTTGGGGCGAAGACGGGTGGAAATAGAATCGGAGCTGAAGGACCGGCTGGCGAACTCGGTCACGGACACGACTCCGAGAGTAGTCATTCCGGCCTTGAGCGCCCATTGAGTGAAAGGCAGGTAGTGTGCCCCGAACAGAATGCCCAGGGAGCCCAGGTATGTGCCCAGCGTGCGAAGCGGATCCTCCCACTGTAAAGGGGTTTTAGCAATCGGGACATTTTAAGACTTGATGAGCATACTCACGCTGATGTAGTGGTAGAGGCTATCTTGGTGAGCTGTGGCATCGTTGGTGTAAGTAACACCTCATTTCCGGTTTTG
Encoded proteins:
- a CDS encoding Beta-endoglucanase; the protein is MAPSLFSTLSSVLLLTSSVSAHKSYQVVDSYDSTNFLDKFGFFVSDHSSSNYNDVDPTGGYVSYKSAEEAQSMGILKTVGEDLYLGVDSKSVLDPNGIGRSSVRIESKSKYKQGLFIATFSHLPKPVCGAWPAFWTVGNPWPDAGEIDIVETWNEDNVNKVVLHTDERIGECRIDGKGMTGTVSKPNCANFAVGQADNEGCAGLDPAAPFGSAEGGVYAMQWTDDAIKVWGFTHANAPADIATNPNPENWGVPSFTTSTCAADKLFGEAKLVMNVNLCGVAGQDGIWDSCKAKAGGATCKEWVAKNPAAFAEVYFQLKSIKIYSLKEAEATPSSVVSSQLASTAVASTAAETTVVSTSAAAETTAVVSSAAVSSAVASEKPVETVSASASAPASASASASVIASEKPIETPVETPIETPAESLTTRLATSTVYETNIKTITSCAPEVTNCPAKDTPVVVTEVVPVTTTICPVYDVPTQLTISKTEVVTITSCAPEVPNCPARTSTLTTQEIIPTTTAIPVESYVPPKPTADKPVVTVSSQKPVDDVTTALTTYKTNIVTITSCAPEVPDCPARTSTIITSEVIPTTIPAVPATTEAEKPVVTEDPPVQITTYKTNIVTITSCAPDVPNCPARTSTVITSEIVPVPTTKGDKPVPVPTTEVEKPVVTEQPPVQITTYKTNIVTITSCAPDVPNCPARTSTIVTSEIVPVPTTEGEKPVPVPTTEGEKPVPVPTTEAEKPVTTEQPPVQITTYKTNIVTITSCAPDVPNCPARTSTVVTSEIIPVPTTEGEKPVPVTTEIPTVLTTFKTNIVTITSCAPEVPDCPARTSTIVTSELISTTVPVPGVPGKPTDVSQNPPIPGSEKPATTPAVPGNEKPITTPVIPGGEEPATTPSAYTLRLS
- a CDS encoding Reticulon-like protein, with amino-acid sequence MGEPSVVVVHSDGGDHNTDQITSTIQRALQERSNPTPEQDGPLKQVLAHQDSLYHYISWEDPLRTLGTYLGSLGILFGAHYLPFTQWALKAGMTTLGVVSVTEFASRSFSSDSISTRLRPKKYKTVPESTLNATLKDVHDLIQSGAVQAQKIIYGQDLEKTFAAFIGFAAIYGLMQFLAPFWLAVLALTSVFIAPLVNSPQGRKVAHDATARAQEIANTTGEMGKDLAHTGQVKASELSSKAQQAAHDAGRTVSNTAQNGKQTAADVSARARDNASNLSGAAAQGTKNAGANVSNAAQGGQQTAADLSSKARDNTADASRYAGEQVGGLQQAGANALESARGSLGSVFGQAKQNLGGASDGNYTHESSHNVSHSGDRATGGDYSRGQSGVSSDGSARNTHDYSHNVSHSGDRNNEGTYPRGQSGISNDGSVSNAAHSSHIVEAPVRLSAADEVNRRAV